One window from the genome of Vanessa tameamea isolate UH-Manoa-2023 chromosome 13, ilVanTame1 primary haplotype, whole genome shotgun sequence encodes:
- the Mhc gene encoding myosin heavy chain, muscle isoform X19, whose amino-acid sequence MPKPQVQEGEDPDPTPYLFVSLEQKRIDQSKPYDGKKACWVPDEKEGFVQGEIKATKGDLVTVNLPGGETKDFKKDLVAQVNPPKYEKCEDMSNLTYLNDASVLYNLKQRYYHKLIYTYSGLFCVAINPYKRFPVYTFRCAKLYRGKRRSEVPPHIFAISDGAYVNMLTNHENQSMLITGESGAGKTENTKKVIAYFATVGAAQKKDPTQDKKGSLEDQVVQTNPVLEAFGNAKTVRNDNSSRFGKFIRIHFGPSGKLAGADIETYLLEKARVISQQALERSYHIFYQMMSGSVSGLKDMCLLSNDIYDYYIVSQGKTTIPNVDDGEECLLTDQAFDILGFTQEEKDNVYKITAAVMHMGCMKFKQRGREEQAEADGTEDGEKVAKLLGVDCPDLYKNLLKPRIKVGNEFVTQGRNKDQVTNSVGALCKGMFDRLFKWLVKKCNETLDTKQKRQHFIGVLDIAGFEIFDFNGFEQLCINFTNEKLQQFFNHHMFVLEQEEYTKEGIHWEFIDFGMDLLACIDLIEKPMGILSILEEESMFPKATDQTFVEKLNNNHLGKSAPYLKPKPPKPGCQAAHFAIGHYAGNVGYNITGWLEKNKDPLNDTVVDQFKKGANKLLVEIFADHPGQSGDAGAGGGGKGGRGKKGGGFATVSSAYREQLNNLMTTLRSTQPHFVRCIIPNELKQAGLIDSHLVMHQLTCNGVLEGIRICRKGFPNRMVYPDFKLRYKILAPQAAEKETDPKKIAQVILEATGLDVESYRLGHTKVFFRAGVLGQMEELRDDRLSKIVSWLQAYIRGYLSRKDFKKLQEQRLALQVVQRNLRKYLQLRTWPWWKLWQRVKPLLNVTRVEDEIAKLEEKAQKAQEAFEKEEKLRKEVEALNSKLLEEKQALLASLEGEKGSLSETQERANKLQAQKADLEGQLRDTQDRLTQEEDARNQLFQAKKKLEQEISGLKKDVEDLELNIQKSEQDKATKDHQIRNLNDEIAHQDELINKLNKEKKLQGESNQKTSEELQAAEDKVNHLNKVKQKLEQTLDELEDSLEREKKLRGDVEKQRRKVEGDLKLTQEAVSDLERNKKELEQTIQRKDKEISSLTAKLEDEQSLVSKVQKQIKELQARIEELEEEVESERQARAKAEKQRADLARELEELGERLEEAGGATSAQIELNKKREAELSKLRRDLEEANIQHESTLANLRKKHNDAVAEMGEQLDQLNKLKAKAEKERSQYFSEVNDLRAGLDHLSNEKAAQEKIVKQLQHQLNEVQGKADESNRTLNDLDAAKKKLSIENSDLLRQLEEAESQVSQLSKIKVSLTTQLEDTKRLADEEARERATLLGKFRNLEHDLDNIREQVEEEAEGKADLQRQLSKANAEAQLWRSKYESEGVARSEELEEAKRKLQARLAEAEETIESLNQKVVALEKTKQRLSTEVEDLQLEVDRATAIANAAEKKQKAFDKIIGEWKLKVDDLAAELDASQKECRNYSTELFRLKGAYEEGQEQLEAVRRENKNLADEVKDLLDQIGEGGRNIHEIEKARKRLEAEKDELQAALEEAEAALEQEENKVLRAQLELSQVRQEIDRRIQEKEEEFENTRKNHQRALDSMQASLEAEAKGKAEALRMKKKLEADINELEIALDHANKANAEAQKNIKRYQAQIKDLQTALEEEQRARDDAREQLGISERRANALQNELEESRTLLEQADRARRQAEQELGDAHEQLNELSAQSASLSAAKRKLESELQTLHSDLDELLNEAKNSEEKAKKAMVDAARLADELRAEQEHAQTQEKLRKALEQQIKELQVRLDEAEANALKGGKKAIQKLEQRVRELENELDGEQRRHADAQKNLRKAERRIKELTFQAEEDRKNHERMQDLVDKLQQKIKTYKRQIEEAEEIAALNLAKFRKAQQELEEAEERADLAEQAISKFRGKGRAGSAARGVSPAPQRTRPAFDGFGTFPPRFDLAPENDF is encoded by the exons ATGCCGAAGCCACAAGTACAAGAGGGCGAGGACCCCGATCCGACCCCATACCTGTTCGTCTCTCTCGAACAAAAGCGTATCGACCAGAGCAAGCCCTACGATGGCAAGAAGGCTTGCTGGGTTCCAGACGAAAAAGAGGGCTTCGTGCAGGGTGAAATTAAGGCCACCAAGGGCGACCTGGTGACCGTTAACCTTCCCGGAGGCGAG ACCAAAGACTTCAAGAAGGACCTAGTAGCACAAGTCAACCCGCCTAAGTACGAAAAATGTGAGGATATGTCCAACTTGACATACCTCAACGACGCTTCGGTTTTGTATAACTTGAAGCAGAGATATTACCATAAGCTTATTTAC ACGTACTCGGGTCTCTTCTGTGTCGCCATCAACCCTTACAAGAGATTCCCCGTGTACACGTTCCGATGTGCCAAGCTTTACCGAGGCAAGCGTCGTTCGGAAGTGCCACCCCACATTTTCGCCATTTCCGACGGCGCCTACGTCAACATGTTGACCAACCACGAGAATCAATCTATGTTGATTAC CGGTGAGTCTGGTGCCGGAAAGACTGAGAACACGAAGAAGGTAATTGCTTACTTCGCCACCGTTGGTGCAGCGCAAAAGAAGGACCCTACCCAGGACAAGAAGGGATCCCTGGAAGACCAGGTCGTCCAAACTAACCCTGTGCTTGAAGCCTTCGGTAACGCCAAGACTGTGCGTAACGACAACTCCTCCCGTTTC GGTAAATTCATCCGTATTCACTTCGGCCCCTCTGGAAAACTGGCTGGTGCTGACATTGAGACCT ACCTGCTCGAGAAGGCTCGTGTAATTTCCCAGCAAGCCCTTGAGCGTTCTTACCACATCTTCTACCAGATGATGTCTGGTTCCGTAAGCGGTCTTAAAG ACATGTGTCTGCTGTCAAACGAcatatatgattattacatcGTATCGCAAGGAAAAACTACAATCCCAAACGTAGATGATGGCGAGGAATGTCTTTTGACCGAT CAAGCCTTCGACATTCTTGGTTTCACTCAAGAAGAGAAGGACAATGTTTACAAGATCACCGCCGCTGTAATGCACATGGGTTGTATGAAGTTCAAGCAGAGGGGTCGTGAAGAACAGGCTGAAGCTGATGGCACTGAG gaTGGTGAAAAGGTTGCCAAGCTGCTCGGCGTTGACTGCCCGGACCTGTACAAGAACTTACTGAAGCCCCGCATCAAGGTCGGAAACGAGTTCGTGACCCAGGGTCGTAACAAGGACCAAGTCACCAACTCCGTCGGTGCTCTTTGTAAGGGCATGTTCGATCGTCTCTTCAAGTGGCTCGTCAAGAAGTGTAACGAAACCCTAGACACCAAACAGAAGAGACAGCACTTCATCGGTGTACTGGATATTGCTGGTTTCGAAATCTTCGAC TTCAATGGGTTCGAACAACTTTGTATTAACTTCACAAATGAAAAACTGCAACAATTCTTCAACCATCACATGTTTGTGTTGGAACAAGAAGAGTACACCAAGGAGGGAATTCATTGGGAGTTCATTGACTTTGGAATGGACTTACTGGCCTGCATTGACCTTATCGAAAAG CCTATGGGTATCCTCTCAATTCTTGAGGAAGAGTCTATGTTCCCGAAAGCTACCGACCAGACATTCGTTGAGAAGTTGAACAACAACCACTTGGGTAAATCTGCTCCTTACCTGAAGCCTAAACCCCCCAAGCCTGGTTGCCAAGCCGCTCACTTCGCTATTGGTCACTACGCCGGTAAT GTCGGTTACAACATCACCGGATGGCTGGAAAAGAACAAGGACCCTCTTAACGACACTGTCGTTGACCAGTTCAAGAAGGGTGCCAACAAACTGTTGGTGGAAATTTTCGCTGACCATCCTGGCCAGTCTGGTGATGCTGGTGCTGGTGGTGGCGGCAAGG GAGGTCGCGGTAAGAAGGGAGGTGGTTTTGCTACTGTCTCCTCTGCCTACAGg GAACAACTTAACAATTTGATGACAACGCTGAGGTCCACTCAACCTCACTTCGTGCGTTGTATCATTCCCAATGAATTGAAACAGGCTG GTCTCATCGACTCTCACCTTGTGATGCACCAGCTCACCTGTAACGGTGTGCTTGAAGGCATCCGTATTTGCCGTAAAGGTTTCCCCAACAGGATGGTCTACCCTGACTTCAAGCTCCG CTACAAGATCCTGGCCCCTCAAGCAGCGGAAAAAGAAACTGACCCTAAGAAAATCGCCCAAGTCATCTTAGAAGCTACGGGCTTGGATGTCGAGTCCTACCGTCTGGGTCATACCAAG GTATTCTTCCGCGCTGGTGTTCTGGGTCAGATGGAAGAGTTGCGTGACGACAGACTGTCTAAGATCGTATCTTGGCTCCAGGCCTACATCCGCGGTTACCTTTCCCGTAAGGACTTCAAGAAGTTGCAGGAACAGag ATTGGCTCTCCAAGTTGTCCAACGCAACTTGCGCAAGTACTTGCAGCTCCGCACCTGGCCATGGTGGAAACTGTGGCAGAGGGTCAAGCCCCTCCTCAACGTCACCCGCGTCGAGGATGAGATCGCG AAACTGGAGGAGAAGGCTCAAAAGGCCCAGGAGGCTTTTGAGAAGGAAGAGAAGCTCCGCAAGGAGGTCGAGGCCCTCAACTCTAAACTGCTTGAGGAGAAGCAGGCCCTACTTGCTTCTCTCGAGGGAGAGAAGGGTTCTCTCTCTGAAACCCAGGAGCGTGCCAACAAACTCCAAGCACAGAAGGCTGATCTCGAGGGTCAACTTAGg GACACACAAGACCGTCTCACCCAGGAGGAGGATGCCCGCAACCAGCTATTCCAAGCCAAGAAGAAGTTGGAACAGGAAATCTCTGGCCTGAAGAAAGATGTAGAAGACCTCGAACTTAACATCCAGAAGTCTGAACAAGACAAGGCTACCAAAGACCACCAAATCCGCAACTTAAACGATGAAATCGCCCACCAGGACGAGCTCATTAACAAACTCAACAAGGAAAAGAAACTTCAAGGAGAATCTAACCAGAAGACCTCTGAGGAGCTGCAAGCCGCCGAAGACAAGGTTAACCACCTTAACAAGGTCAAGCAGAAGCTCGAGCAGACCCTTGATGAGCTCGAAGACTCATTGGAGCGTGAAAAGAAACTGCGTGGTGATGTTGAGAAGCAGAGGAGGAAGGTTGAAGGCGACCTTAAACTTACCCAGGAAGCCGTCTCTGACCTCGAACGCAACAAAAAGGAACTCGAACAAACTATTCAGCGCAAGGACAAGGAAATCTCATCTCTCACTGCCAAGCTCGAAGACGAACAATCTTTGGTCAGCAAGGTCCAGAAACAGATCAAGGAACTGCAAGCCCGCATCGAGGAACTGGAAGAAGAAGTCGAATCCGAACGCCAGGCCCGTGCTAAGGCTGAGAAGCAGCGCGCTGATCTCGCTCGTGAACTCGAAGAGTTGGGTGAACGTCTCGAGGAAGCCGGTGGTGCCACCTCTGCCCAAATTGAACTCAACAAGAAGCGTGAGGCTGAGCTCAGCAAGCTCCGTCGTGACTTGGAGGAGGCTAACATTCAGCACGAGTCCACCCTCGCCAACCTCCGCAAGAAGCACAACGATGCCGTTGCGGAAATGGGTGAGCAGCTCGACCAGCTCAACAAGCTTAAGGCTAA GGCTGAGAAAGAGCGCTCTCAATACTTTAGCGAAGTCAATGACCTTCGCGCCGGTCTCGACCACTTGTCCAACGAAAAG GCTGCTCAAGAAAAGATCGTCAAGCAACTTCAACACCAGCTCAACGAGGTTCAAGGCAAGGCTGATGAATCCAACCGCACCCTCAACGACCTGGATGCCGCTAAGAAGAAGTTGTCGATTGAGAACTCCGACCTGCTCCGCCAGTTGGAGGAGGCTGAGTCCCAGGTGTCGCAGCTCTCCAAGATTAAGGTGTCGCTCACCACACAGTTGGAGGACACCAAGAGGCTCGCTGACGAAGAGGCCAGG GAACGCGCTACTTTGCTCGGCAAGTTCCGCAACCTCGAACACGATTTGGACAACATCCGCGAGCAAGTGGAAGAGGAAGCCGAAGGCAAGGCTGACCTACAGCGTCAACTGTCCAAGGCTAACGCTGAAGCTCAACTCTGGCGCTCCAAGTACGAGTCCGAAGGTGTTGCTCGCTCCGAGGAACTCGAAGAAGCCAAGCGCAAACTTCAAGCCCGTCTCGCCGAAGCCGAAGAAACTATCGAGTCTCTCAACCAGAAGGTTGTTGCTCTCGAGAAGACCAAGCAGCGTCTTTCCACCGAAGTCGAGGACTTGCAACTCGAGGTTGACCGTGCCACTGCCATCGCTAACGCTGCTGAGAAAAAACAGAAGGCGTTCGATAAGATCATTGGTGAATGGAAACTCAAGGTCGATGACCTTGCTGCTGAACTTGACGCCAGCCAAAAGGAATGCCGTAACTACTCTACCGAATTATTCCGCCTTAAGGGTGCCTACGAGGAAGGTCAGGAACAACTCGAGGCCGTACGCCGTGAAAACAAGAACCTCGCTGATGAAGTCAAGGATCTCCTTGACCAGATTGGCGAAGGTGGCCGCAACATCCATGAAATCGAGAAGGCCAGGAAGCGTCTTGAAGCCGAAAAGGACGAACTCCAAGCTGCTCTCGAGGAAGCCGAAGCAGCTCTTGAACAAGAAGAGAACAAGGTTCTGCGCGCTCAACTCGAGCTGTCTCAAGTCAGACAGGAGATCGACAGGAGGATCCAGGAGAAGGAAGAAGAATTCGAAAACACCCGCAAGAACCACCAACGTGCCTTGGACTCTATGCAAGCTTCCCTTGAAGCAGAGGCTAAGGGCAAGGCTGAGGCCCTGCGCATGAAGAAGAAGTTGGAGGCTGACATCAACGAGCTCGAGATCGCCCTCGACCACGCCAACAAAGCTAACGCTGAAGCCCAGAAGAACATTAAACGTTACCAGGCACAGATCAAGGACCTCCAAACTGCCTTGGAAGAAGAACAGCGTGCTCGTGATGATGCCCGCGAACAGCTTGGAATCTCAGAGCGTCGTGCAAATGCCCTCCAAAATGAGCTCGAAGAATCGCGTACGCTTCTTGAACAAGCCGACCGTGCCCGCCGCCAAGCTGAACAAGAACTTGGTGATGCCCACGAACAGCTCAACGAACTTTCTGCTCAAAGCGCTTCCCTCTCTGCTGCTAAGAGGAAACTCGAGTCCGAGCTCCAGACCCTGCACTCTGACCTTGATGAACTCCTTAACGAGGCTAAGAACTCCGAGGAGAAGGCAAAGAAGGCCATGGTTGATGCTGCCAGGCTTGCCGACGAACTCCGTGCTGAGCAAGAACACGCCCAGACACAGGAGAAACTTCGCAAGGCACTTGAACAGCAGATCAAGGAATTGCAAGTCAGGCTTGACGAAGCTGAAGCTAACGCGCTCAAGGGAGGCAAGAAGGCCATCCAGAAACTTGAACAAAGAGTCAGGGAGCTTGAAAACGAGCTCGACGGTGAACAGAGGAGGCACGCTGATGCACAGAAGAACCTGCGCAAGGCTGAGAGACGCATCAAGGAATTAACCTTCCAGGCTGAAGAAGACCGCAAGAACCACGAACGTATGCAGGACCTGGTTGACAAACTGCAGCAGAAGATCAAGACCTACAAGAGGCAGATCGAAGAAGCCGAAGAGATCGCCGCCCTTAACTTGGCTAAGTTCCGTAAGGCACAGCAGGAATTGGAAGAAGCTGAAGAAAGGGCAGACCTTGCCGAGCAAGCTATCAGCAAATTCCGTGGCAAGGGACGCGCGGGATCAGCTGCGAGAGGAGTCAGTCCGGCG CCCCAACGTACGCGCCCCGCCTTTGACGGTTTCGGCACCTTCCCACCAAGGTTCGACCTGGCGCCCGAAAACGATTTCTAA